The Pseudomonas sp. LFM046 region GACGCCCTGCCCTTCAAGCCCGGCGACCAGCCGCCACTGAACGCCGAACTGGTCAGCCTGCTGGTGGGCGATGCGCCTTATGCGCGAGTCTACGTGCCGGCCTCGGTACGTCCGCAGATCGCCATCGGCGACCGGGTCTCGGTGAAGGTGGAAGGTGTGGCCGAACCCTTCGAGGCCACTGTGCGCAGCATCGCCAGCGAATCCAGCTTCACCCCCTACTTCGCGCTGACCGGCGAAGACGCCAGCCGCCTGGTCTACCGTGCCGAACTGGTGCTCGAGGGCGAAGCCGCGCGCAAGCTGCCCTCCGGACTGCCGGTGCAGGCGCAGCGGGTGAGCCATGAACAGCAGTGAAGCGGTGATCCGCGCCAGCGGGCTGACCAAGCGCTTCGGCCAGCTCACGGCGGTCGACGGGCTGAACCTCAAGGTCAATCGCGCGGAAGTGTTCGGTTTCCTCGGTCCCAACGGCTGTGGCAAGTCCACCACCATCCGCATGCTCTGCGGCCTGCTGCTGCCCAGTGCCGGCGAGATCGAGGTGCTCGGTTGCCGCATCCCGCAGGACGCCGAGACGCTGAAGCGCCGCATTGGTTACATGACCCAGAAGTTCTCCCTCTACGAGGACCTGACGGTGTACGAGAACCTCGAATTTCTCGCCACCGTTCAGGACCTGGACCGCCGCGCCGCCCGCCAGCGCATCGACGAGCTGCTGGAACGCTACTGGCTGGAGGACCGTCGCAACCAACTGGCCGGCACCATGAGCGGCGGTCAGAAACAGCGCTTGGCCCTGGCGGGCGCCGTGCTGCACAAGCCCGACCTCCTGCTGCTGGACGAACCCACCAGCGCCGTGGACCCGCAGTCGCGCCGGGAATTCTGGGATTCGCTGTTCGAACTGGCCGAAGCCGGCACCACCCTGCTGGTCTCCACCCACTACATGGACGAAGCCGAGCGCTGCACCCGCCTCGGCATCCTCGACGCCGGCCGGCTGGTGGCCGACGGCAGCCCGGCCGACCTGATGGCCGCCCTGCCCGGCCGCCCGTTGCTGGTGGAATGCGACCAGCCGCGCCAAGCCCAGCGAGCGCTGCAAGATGCCGAGGAAGTCATCGCCATGGCCCAGATCGGCGCCTCGCTCAGGGTGCTCAGTGCCGTCGCCGACGCCCGGGAGCGCATTGCCAGGCGCCTGGCCGACCAGGGCATCGTCGCCTCGGTAAAGGACACCGAGGCCAACCTCGAAGATGTCTTCGTCGCCGTCACCCACCGCCCGCTCGAGCGGGTTGGAGCATCGTCATGAACCTGCGCCGCCTGGGGGCCATCGTCCGCAAGGAACTGCGCCAGCTGCGCCGCGACCGTCTGACCTTCGCCATGATCGTCGGCATCCCCATCATGCAACTCATCCTCTTCGGTTACGCCATCAACATGGATGTGCGCGGCCTGCACGCCGCCGTGCTGGACCAGGCGAACACCGCCCGCTCCCGCGAAGTGGTGGCGGAATTCGGCGCCAGCCAAGTGCTGGATTACCGCTACCAGCTTTCCACTCCCCAACAGCTGGATCAGTTGCTGCGCGAGGGCAGCATCAGCGCCGCCCTGGTGGTGCCGCCGGACTTCGAGGCACGCCTGCAACGCAAGGACCGCCCGCCGCTGCAGCTGGTGGTGGACGGCTCCGACCAGGTGGTGCAGGCCTCGGCCCGGCAACTGGCGGCCTATCCCCTGCCCGGCTGGCCCAACCTCACCGGCGTGCAGGTGGTGAACTTCTATAACCCGGAACGGCTGGCGCCGCTGAACACGGTGCCGGGGCTGATCGGCGTGATCCTCACCATGACCATGGTGCTGTTCACCGCCATCGCCCTGGTGCGCGAGCGGGAGCGCGGCAACATGGAGCTGCTGATCACCACGCCCCTGTCGCCCTGGGAACTGACCCTGGGCAAGGTGCTGCCTTTCGTCGGTATCGGCCTGGTGCAGGTGACGGTGATCCTGCTGGTGGGGCTCTGGCTGTTCGAGGTGCCGGTGCGCGGGTCCCTGCTGGAACTCTACGGCGCGGCCGTGGTGTTCATCTTCGCCAGCCTGACCCTCGGGGTGTTCATCTCCACTCTCGCCCAGAGCCAGTTCCAGGCGATGCAGATGGCGTTTTTCACCTTCCTGCCGCAGATCCTGCTGTCGGGCTTCATGTTCCCCTTCGCCGGTATGCCCAAGGTGGCCCAGTGGATAGCCGAGGTGCTGCCACTGACCCACTTCCTGCGCCTGACCCGCGGCATCATGCTGCGCGGCGCGGGCCTGGCGGACCTCTGGCTGGAACTGGTGGTGCTGATCGTGTTCACCCTGGTCATGCTCACCGTCGCGGTGATGCGGGTGCACAAGCGGTTGGATTGAGGCGCATTCGGCCGGGCAATCATTCTGTAGGGGCGAATTCATTCGCCAAGCAGACCGAAGGCCTGCCCTGCCAAACATCAAGGGGCAGCTGCGCCGCCCTTGGCGAATGAATTCGCCCCTACAAGGACATTCCCATTCGTTACCCCGATCAGCCCAACAACCCCGCCATGGTCCGCTCGCCCAGCGCCGGGCCGATGCTCATGCCGACGCCGCTGTGCATCAGCACGGCGGTCACCCCCGGCGCGGCCTTGAGGACCGAGAAAGGACCGGGGCCGCGAGCGCCGTAGACGCCTTGCCAGCGCTCGACCACCTTGAGGCGGGTACCCAGGGTGTGTTCGGCCAGCTCCAGCATGATGTTGTCCACCGCCTCGGCGTTGAAGGGCGACGCATCGGTGCCGTAGTGGTGCGAGTCGCCGACGATCAGCTCGCCATAGGGCGTCGGGCTGACCAGCAGGTGGATGCCGTTCTCTTCCAGTTCCGGCTGCTCGTTCAGGATCTGCTCGCGAATGGCCTCCGCTTCCGGCAGGTCGGAAAAGGCGCCGTAGTGGACGCAGCTCAGGCCGGTGAGCACCGCCTGGTTCAAGCCGAAGTCGCGCTCGGGACGTACACGCAGCATCTGCAGGCGGCACACCTGGGGTTGCAGCGGGGCGATCTTCTCGGCCAGCAGTGCCTGGTACTCATGGCCCGAGCAGACCACGATCTTCTGCGCGCGGCAGCTGCCCTGGGTGCTGTGGACAAGTCCCGGTTCGACATCGCGCACCAGGGTGGAGAAGTGGAATTCGACGCCAAGCTCGGAGCGCAGGTATTCCACCAGCGCGGGAATGGCCTCGCGGGAATAGATCTGCTGATCGTCCAACCCCAGCAGCGCCGCGCGGTGGTGGCTGAACTGGCCGTTGTAGAGGTCGTGGAGGCGTTCGCCACGCAGCAACTCCACGTGGTAGCCGTACTCCGGCGCGCGGACTGCGCAGAAGGCCTCCAGCAGCTCTTCCTCGGCGCGGGTACGGGCGAACAGCAGCGAGCCGTTGCGGCGGATGTGGAAACCAGCAGCCTCGGCCCAACCGGCCCAGATTTCACGGCTGTCCCGTGCCAGCGCAAACATCGGGCCCGGCGGCTGGCCGGTGACCAGCGCCTGGCCGAAATTGCGTACCGAAGCGCCCAACGGCGTGGCGCTGCGCTCGAAGACGCTGACGCGCAAGCCGCGACGGGCGGCGGCGTAGGCGTGGGAAAGGCCGAGGATGCCGGCGCCGACGATGGCGATATCGGTGTCTTGCAGGGGCATGGGGTTCTCCTGGAATTCAGTCGCCCCCTCTCCCCAGCCCTCTCCCCGAGGGGAGAGGGCGTAGTCGGAACGAGAGGGCCGAGGTCTTACTGCGGCAGCTTCTCGGACTTGCCGTCGTAGCGCTTGCGCCATTCGGCCAGGATCTGGTCGCGGTTCTGCGAGGCCCAGGCGAAGTCGTTCTTGATCAGGCGCTGCTCGTAGTCAGCCGGCAGTTCGGTCTGCGGCTTGGCAATGCCAGGGGCGGCGAGGACGGCGAAGTTCTCCTTGTACAGGTCCATGGCGGCGGGGCTGGCGGAGAAGTCGGCGAGCTTCTTGGCCGCTTCCATGTGGTCGGTGCCCTTGACGATGCCGGTGGCTTCGATTTCCCAGCCCAGGCCTTCCTTCGGCAGGACGATGTCCAGTGGCGCACCCTGGCGCTTCAGCTGCACAGCCGGGTATTCGAAGGAGATGCCGATGGGGAACTCACCTGCGGCGGCCAGCTTGCACGGCTTGGAGCCGGAGTGGACGTACTGGCCGATGTTCTGGTGCAGGCCATCCATGTAGGCCCAGCCCTGCTTCTCGCCGAAGGTCTGCAGCCAGGCGCTGACGTCGAGGAAGCCGGTGCCGGAAGAGGCCGGGTTCGGCATCACGATCTTGCCCTTGTATTCAGGCTTGGTCAGGTCTTCCCAGCTGCCGGGCTTGGCCAGGCCCTGCTTCTCGGCCTCCACGGTGTTGAAGCAGATGGTGGCGGCCCATACGTCCATGCCGACCCAGGCCGGCGGGTTGGCGGCGTCGCGGTAGTTGGCGCCGATGGTTTCCAGGTGCTTGGGCGCGTACTTCTCCAGCATGCCCTGCGCATCGAGTATGGCCAGGCTGGAAGCCGCCAGGCCCCAGACGGCGTCGGCCTGCGGGGCGTCTTTCTCGGCCAGCAGCTTGGCGGTGATGATGCCGGTGGAGTCGCGCACCCACTTGATCTCGATGTCCGGGTTCTGCGCTTCGAAGGCCTTCTTGTAGGCCGACAGCTGTTCGGCTTCCAGGGCGGTGTAAACGGTCAGCTCGGTGGCAGCGTGGGCCTGGAGGCTGAAGCCGGCCACTGCGGCAGCGGCGAAGGCGAGGCGTTTGAACATGGAAAGCTCCTTGTCGGGGTTGGCTTGCGGTGTGTGATTGTTCAGGTGGTGGTTCAGGCGGTGGCCGGTGCGCCCCGGCGCCAGGCCTGGGACCGGCGCAGCAGGCCGCGCGAGGCCCAGGCCAGCAGCAGGGACACCGCGGCCGAGGTGAGCAGGATCAGGGTGGACATGGCGGCAGCGCCGCCGACGTTGCCGGCGTCGTCCATGTTCAGCACGGCCACGGCGGCGAGGATGCTGTCCGGGCTGTACAGGAAGATGGCGGCGGACACCGTGGTCATGGCCGAGACGAACAGATAGCGTACGATATCCAGCAGCGCCGGCAGGCAGATGGGCACGGTCACCCGCAGGTAGTGGCGCCACAGCGGGGCCTTGAGCGACAGGGCCGCAGCCTCGAACTCGCCGTCCAGCTGGCGCAGGGCGGTGGTGGCGGTCATCTGCGCGGTGGTCAGGAAGTGCGCGATGGAGCAGATCACCAGCAGGGTCATGCTGCCGTAGAGGAAATGCAGCGGGTTGCCCGGCAGGTTGAAGAAGAAGACGTAGCCGAGGCCGAGCACCAGGCCGGGTACCGCCATGGGCACGAAGCTCAGGAGACGCAGGGCCTGGTTCAGCCACTGCTGGCCACGGGTCTTCTCCATCAGGTAGGCGCCGGTGAAGATCAGCGCGCCGCCGAACAGGGCCGTGCAGGTGGCCAGGGTCAGGCTGTTGCGGTAGGCCAGCCAGCCGCCGCCGGCGGTTTCCTCGAAGGCGTAGTGACGCAGCGACAGCGACAGGTTGTAGGGCCAGAACTTCACCAGGGACGAGTACACCGCCATGCCCAGCACCAGCAGCAGGACCGCGCAGACCACCAGCACCAGGGCCAGGAAGCAGGCATCACGCACCTTCGACGGCGCCGGATGGAACACCTGCGCACGGCCGCTCATGGCCTCGCCCTGGCGGCGACGCAGCCAGGCGTCGACGCCGAAGCTGAGCAGCGCAGGCACCAGCAGCACCATGCCGATCAGCGCGCCACGACCGAACTGCTGCTGGCCGACCACGGCCTTGTAGGCCTCCAGCGCCAGCACCTGGTAATCACCACCGACGACCACGGGTACGCCGAAGTCGGTGATGGTCAGGGTGAACACCAGGCAGCAGGCGGCGAAAACGGCCTGGCGGGTCGCCGGCCAGGTGATGCTGCGGAAGGCTTTCCAGGGACCGGCGCCCATGCTGGCGGCCGCGTCGAACAGGCGTGCATCCGCCATGCCGAGGGCCGAGAGCAGCACCATCAGCGCATGGGGGAAGGTGTAGATGGCTTCGCCCAGGACGATGCCCCAGAAGCCGTAGATATTGTCCGGCAGCCAGTCGCGCAGCAGGCCCTGGTTACCGAACAGGTAGATCAGCGCGATGCCCGGCAACATCGAGGGCGCCAGCAGCGGGAGCAGGGAAATGCCACGCCACAGCCCCTTGGCCGGGATCAGGGTGCGTTGCAACGCATAGGCGAACAGGTAGGCGGTGGGCACCACGATGGCGGCCACGCTGAGGGACACCTTGAGGCTATTGCCCAGCAGCCAGTGGAAGTTGGCGCTGGCGAACAACTCCCGGGCCGCAGCGAGACCGCCGCCCTGCCCTGCGTCACCACTGAAGCCGCGCCAGAAGATGGCCAGCAGCGGCAGCAGCACGGCCACGGTCAGCACACCCAGAAACAGGGTTTTGCCGCCCTGCACGAAGAGGCGGTCGCCCAGGTCGGTGCGTGGCGCACCCTTGGCCGGGGCTTTGTCCAGCTTGATCACGGCATCCATCTCAGGCGAACACCTGCAGGCTGCGGGACGGCAGGGCCACCCAGATATCCGGGGTCCCCAGGCGCGGCAGGATCGAAGGGTCCAGCTCGGCCAGCAGCGGATGGCCCGGCAGTTGCTCCAGTTCGAAGCTCATGCGGCAACGGTTGCCGAGGAAGGTGATCTCCCGTACCTGGGCGCGGAAACGGTTGTCCTGCTGCTCGGTGGGGTTGATGGCGATGGCTTCGGGGCGGCAGAACAGGCGGCCGCTGGCGGCATTGCCGGCGGACGCGGGCAGGCGCAGGTCGAGGCTGCCGACACGGGCATGGCCGTTCTGGCGCGACTCGAAGGGCAGCCAGTTGCCCTGGCCGACGAACTCGGCGACAAAGGGGGTGGCCGGCTGGCGGTAGATGTCCTGGGGCGTGCCGTACTGCTCCACGCGGCCCTGGTTCATCACGGCGATGCGGTCGGCCATCAGCATGGCCTCGTCCTGGTTGTGGGTCACCATCAGGGTGGTGATGCCCAGGCTCTTCTGCAGCTGACGCAGCTCGGTGCAGAGATGTTCGCGGACGCGGGCGTCCAGGGCGGACATGGGCTCGTCCAGCAACAGCAGGGACGGCTTGGGTGCCAGGGCGCGGGCCAGTGCCACGCGCTGCTGCTGGCCGCCGGACAGTTGGCCGGGGTACTTCTTCTCGCTGCCGGACAGACCGACCAGCTCCAGCATCTCGGCCACACGGGCGCGGGCCTGCTCACGGCTGGCGCCGGCCAGGCCGTAGGCGATGTTCTGCTCGACGGTCAGGTTGGGGAACAGCGCATAGGACTGGAACAGGATGCCGTAGTCACGGGCCTGGGGCGGCAGGCGGGAAATGTCCCGCTCACCGATATGCAGGCTGCCGCTGTCCTGCTGCTCCAGGCCGGCGATGCAGCGCAACAGCGTGGTCTTGCCGCATCCGGACGGCCCCAGCAGGCACACCAGCTCGCCCTCGGCGATATCCAGGGACACCCCGCCCAGGGCGGTGAAATGGCCGAAGCGCTTGTGGATATCTCGCACCCGCATATGGGTGGCGTGGTCGGTTGGGGTCATGGCGGTACCTCGTTAAGCAGTGGGCGTACACAGGTGCACGACTCGACGAGGTTGATGCTAGGGAGGCAATACGAACGCCAGATGGCGGTTAGGCAAAGTCCGCCGATAGTGTCATTGGTGAATTTGGGATAGGCGATATCGACGTGTCCCGTATAACGCTCTGCTTATCCTCCCGCGCTGCGCTAGGTATTGGTGTGCGATTCACAGGGCTGGATACCCTTCACGATGCAGCCCTTCCGAAAGTTCATGTCGAAATTTCCTTTCCGTTTTCCACGGCCGTTGGCGTCGGCCACCGCTTGCTAGTTTCCGGCCTTCCTCAAGCGAACGGTTGGCGCAATCCGCCAGCCACTGGAAATCACAGGAGTCGATATGACAATCGGACATTTCATTCGCCTGCACGACAAGACCAGCTGCGGCGGCGAAGTCATCGAGGCGAGCAATCTCGTCAACATGTTCGGGCGCGCCCATGCCCGCGAAGGCGATCGGGTGACCTGCGGCAAGCACCCCGGCATCTTCAAGATCATGGGCGGTGTGCCGTTCATTCAGAGCAACGGCCGGCTGGTGGCCAGCAGCCTCTACAGCATGAGCAGTTGCCCCTGCCGCGCCAAATTCATCCCCTCGCATTTCGGCGCGGAGCATCGCCAGACCGGCACCCCGGCCAAAAGTCGCTCCGCTACCCCGTCCCCGGTAGCCGCCGTCGCTCTCTCCGCTGCCCGGCCTGACGACACACCAACGCTGGCCAGGAGCAACCTGCGGGAAGAAAAGCAAGCAGTGAACAAGCAGGACGACGTCGGCATCGTCCTGCGCCTGGGCCTGTTCTTCGACGGCACCGGAAACAACCAGGCCAACTCGGCGATCACCGAACAGTGTCGGCGCGAGGACCGCCAGCAGTTCGACGAAGGCGAACTGAGCGCCATCATCAGCTATTGCGCCCGCTACGGTTACCGCGACCCGGACGAGGGAGGCTTTTTC contains the following coding sequences:
- a CDS encoding putative 2-aminoethylphosphonate ABC transporter substrate-binding protein, translating into MFKRLAFAAAAVAGFSLQAHAATELTVYTALEAEQLSAYKKAFEAQNPDIEIKWVRDSTGIITAKLLAEKDAPQADAVWGLAASSLAILDAQGMLEKYAPKHLETIGANYRDAANPPAWVGMDVWAATICFNTVEAEKQGLAKPGSWEDLTKPEYKGKIVMPNPASSGTGFLDVSAWLQTFGEKQGWAYMDGLHQNIGQYVHSGSKPCKLAAAGEFPIGISFEYPAVQLKRQGAPLDIVLPKEGLGWEIEATGIVKGTDHMEAAKKLADFSASPAAMDLYKENFAVLAAPGIAKPQTELPADYEQRLIKNDFAWASQNRDQILAEWRKRYDGKSEKLPQ
- a CDS encoding ABC transporter permease, encoding MNLRRLGAIVRKELRQLRRDRLTFAMIVGIPIMQLILFGYAINMDVRGLHAAVLDQANTARSREVVAEFGASQVLDYRYQLSTPQQLDQLLREGSISAALVVPPDFEARLQRKDRPPLQLVVDGSDQVVQASARQLAAYPLPGWPNLTGVQVVNFYNPERLAPLNTVPGLIGVILTMTMVLFTAIALVRERERGNMELLITTPLSPWELTLGKVLPFVGIGLVQVTVILLVGLWLFEVPVRGSLLELYGAAVVFIFASLTLGVFISTLAQSQFQAMQMAFFTFLPQILLSGFMFPFAGMPKVAQWIAEVLPLTHFLRLTRGIMLRGAGLADLWLELVVLIVFTLVMLTVAVMRVHKRLD
- a CDS encoding ABC transporter ATP-binding protein, with product MNSSEAVIRASGLTKRFGQLTAVDGLNLKVNRAEVFGFLGPNGCGKSTTIRMLCGLLLPSAGEIEVLGCRIPQDAETLKRRIGYMTQKFSLYEDLTVYENLEFLATVQDLDRRAARQRIDELLERYWLEDRRNQLAGTMSGGQKQRLALAGAVLHKPDLLLLDEPTSAVDPQSRREFWDSLFELAEAGTTLLVSTHYMDEAERCTRLGILDAGRLVADGSPADLMAALPGRPLLVECDQPRQAQRALQDAEEVIAMAQIGASLRVLSAVADARERIARRLADQGIVASVKDTEANLEDVFVAVTHRPLERVGASS
- a CDS encoding putative 2-aminoethylphosphonate ABC transporter ATP-binding protein gives rise to the protein MTPTDHATHMRVRDIHKRFGHFTALGGVSLDIAEGELVCLLGPSGCGKTTLLRCIAGLEQQDSGSLHIGERDISRLPPQARDYGILFQSYALFPNLTVEQNIAYGLAGASREQARARVAEMLELVGLSGSEKKYPGQLSGGQQQRVALARALAPKPSLLLLDEPMSALDARVREHLCTELRQLQKSLGITTLMVTHNQDEAMLMADRIAVMNQGRVEQYGTPQDIYRQPATPFVAEFVGQGNWLPFESRQNGHARVGSLDLRLPASAGNAASGRLFCRPEAIAINPTEQQDNRFRAQVREITFLGNRCRMSFELEQLPGHPLLAELDPSILPRLGTPDIWVALPSRSLQVFA
- a CDS encoding TIGR03364 family FAD-dependent oxidoreductase, producing the protein MPLQDTDIAIVGAGILGLSHAYAAARRGLRVSVFERSATPLGASVRNFGQALVTGQPPGPMFALARDSREIWAGWAEAAGFHIRRNGSLLFARTRAEEELLEAFCAVRAPEYGYHVELLRGERLHDLYNGQFSHHRAALLGLDDQQIYSREAIPALVEYLRSELGVEFHFSTLVRDVEPGLVHSTQGSCRAQKIVVCSGHEYQALLAEKIAPLQPQVCRLQMLRVRPERDFGLNQAVLTGLSCVHYGAFSDLPEAEAIREQILNEQPELEENGIHLLVSPTPYGELIVGDSHHYGTDASPFNAEAVDNIMLELAEHTLGTRLKVVERWQGVYGARGPGPFSVLKAAPGVTAVLMHSGVGMSIGPALGERTMAGLLG
- a CDS encoding putative 2-aminoethylphosphonate ABC transporter permease subunit produces the protein MDAVIKLDKAPAKGAPRTDLGDRLFVQGGKTLFLGVLTVAVLLPLLAIFWRGFSGDAGQGGGLAAARELFASANFHWLLGNSLKVSLSVAAIVVPTAYLFAYALQRTLIPAKGLWRGISLLPLLAPSMLPGIALIYLFGNQGLLRDWLPDNIYGFWGIVLGEAIYTFPHALMVLLSALGMADARLFDAAASMGAGPWKAFRSITWPATRQAVFAACCLVFTLTITDFGVPVVVGGDYQVLALEAYKAVVGQQQFGRGALIGMVLLVPALLSFGVDAWLRRRQGEAMSGRAQVFHPAPSKVRDACFLALVLVVCAVLLLVLGMAVYSSLVKFWPYNLSLSLRHYAFEETAGGGWLAYRNSLTLATCTALFGGALIFTGAYLMEKTRGQQWLNQALRLLSFVPMAVPGLVLGLGYVFFFNLPGNPLHFLYGSMTLLVICSIAHFLTTAQMTATTALRQLDGEFEAAALSLKAPLWRHYLRVTVPICLPALLDIVRYLFVSAMTTVSAAIFLYSPDSILAAVAVLNMDDAGNVGGAAAMSTLILLTSAAVSLLLAWASRGLLRRSQAWRRGAPATA